TATCTGGGAGGCGACCAGAATGCAGCCCAAGAACAGGTACTCTCCGCCTTCCGCATCTACCAGGGAACCAGCGCCCTCCAGGCCTTTACGGACGCCATGACAGAGGCCGGCATCCTGCCCTCTCCCTACGGGCAAACCGTCCCAAACCAGCCTGAAAAAACAGGGCTGGAAAAATCCCGTTCATGAATACGGACGCCACCGTACTCAAGCTCTACCCGCTGGGGGAAAACGGCCTGATCGTCGTCTGGTGCTCCGAAGAAGGCATCATCAGAACGGCGGCCAAGGGAGCCAGAAAACAATCCAGCCCCTTTGCCGGACGGCTGGACCTCTTTTACCAGTGCCGCATGCAGTGGACTCCGGCGAAAACGGGCGACCTGCACACGCTGACCACCGTGGACCTCATTTCCCCGCGCCTTTCCCTCCGTGCAGACTACTCCCGGCTCTCCGCGGCAGGCTACTTCGCGCGCCTGTTCCTCCAAATGCTGGAACCGGACACGCCCATTCCGGAATTCTACGATCTCCTGCAAAGGGCATACGCCTATCTGGAAAAAAACGTGCCTTCCGTGCGGGCGGTCCTCCACTTTGAACAGGAACTCGCCCGGCTGCACGGCATTTCCCATCCCGGAATTCCCGCACACGTCATTCTGAAATCCCACTTCGGCAAACTGCCTCCGCAGCGGGAAAGACTGCTCAGGGAACTTGAACCGCAGAGCGATCGACCGGAATGAGGCAACCTCTTTCCGGACACATCCCATGCCGTCCGGACATGCGCCCGCCCTCAGGCGGAAATGGATTGTGGTGTCCACATGATTGACTTGTCTCCAGGCTTCGGGCAGAATAAACCGCACGTTTTTACTGCATGAAAATCTTTGACAGATACATTGCCCGACAATTGCTGGGAGTGACGGTCCTGGGGGTAATGTCCCTGAGCGCCCTGCTTCTGCTGGGGAACTTGTTCAAGGAACTGCGTCCCCTCCTGGTGGAAAGCGGAGCCCCATTCACCATCGTCATGGAATTCATCTTCCAGGTCATTCCCTTCTCCCTGATGTTCTCCATTCCCTGGGGCTTCCTCACTGCGGTACTTCTGGTGTACGGACGGCTGGCCTCAGACAATGAACTCACCTCCATGCGCATGGCGGGCATGAGTCTGTGGCGTTTGAGCGCTCCCGCCCTCGCCATCGGCATTGCCCTTTCCGGCCTCTGCTACTGGATCAACATAGACCTGGCACCCCGTGCCAAGCAGGCCATCTCCGAACTGCTGATCAAAGCCGCCTCCATCAACCCGGAGGGACTGCTCCGGGAAGGCCAGGCCATCACCAAATTCGATAACCAGGAAATCTACATTGACAAGCATGTACCGGAGGAAAAGCTTATCTACGGCATGCATATCTACCAAAAGGCCTCGGACAAATCCCCGGCCGTAGCCATGCATGCGGAACGCGTCACCTACCATTTTTCTCCTGAAAAAAAGATATTTGACCTTCATCTGTTCAACACCCTTGTCACCACGCAGGAAAAAAACGGAATTTCCAGAAGCGTGGTCGTGGATGAAATGCCCAGAAGCATCAGCACGGACAGGCGCTCCGGCCGCCGCATCAAGGCCAACCGATTCACCAACGAGGAAATCAGGGAGGCCCTCAACACTCCCGGCTACCTGGATGAAAGGCAAACGCGGGAATTCGCCACGGAACTTCCCAGGCGCGCCTCCTTC
This genomic stretch from Akkermansia biwaensis harbors:
- the recO gene encoding DNA repair protein RecO; this encodes MNTDATVLKLYPLGENGLIVVWCSEEGIIRTAAKGARKQSSPFAGRLDLFYQCRMQWTPAKTGDLHTLTTVDLISPRLSLRADYSRLSAAGYFARLFLQMLEPDTPIPEFYDLLQRAYAYLEKNVPSVRAVLHFEQELARLHGISHPGIPAHVILKSHFGKLPPQRERLLRELEPQSDRPE
- a CDS encoding LptF/LptG family permease, whose protein sequence is MKIFDRYIARQLLGVTVLGVMSLSALLLLGNLFKELRPLLVESGAPFTIVMEFIFQVIPFSLMFSIPWGFLTAVLLVYGRLASDNELTSMRMAGMSLWRLSAPALAIGIALSGLCYWINIDLAPRAKQAISELLIKAASINPEGLLREGQAITKFDNQEIYIDKHVPEEKLIYGMHIYQKASDKSPAVAMHAERVTYHFSPEKKIFDLHLFNTLVTTQEKNGISRSVVVDEMPRSISTDRRSGRRIKANRFTNEEIREALNTPGYLDERQTREFATELPRRASFSLACIVFALIGVPLAINTRRKDTSTGFAMGILIASLYFVALIFADLSRKSGTVLPYILLWLPNVITIAVALYLHNKARHKG